In Arthrobacter sp. QXT-31, one genomic interval encodes:
- the thiO gene encoding glycine oxidase ThiO, with product MNPETSGKDCAATRLEADVAVIGGGVVGHGIAWEARRSGRSVVLIDEAPGSGASWAAAGMLAPVSELHYQEEGLLELMLESSARWPEFAATLTTGEDAGYLTTPTLALGADPADRRALMDLRDVQRAHGLEVEPLTIREARSREPLLSPGISCALDIPADHQVDPRKLVRALAAELASQGQRTAGQGNAAAQGSTVPEQATGLLWDGGRVCGVRLAGGGSVRAAETVVANGLAAAQLQNLPEGLHLPLRPVHGDILRLRVPAHLQPLLTATVRGMVRGVPVYIVPRQDGTVVIGATQREDGVPGTSAGGVYQLLRDAQALLPAVAELELLEATARARPGTPDNAPLLGRVPACGPAGGRDAGTDVAGLIIATGFFRHGVLLTPAAAAICRQLMDGITDRRWAAFRPARFSPGLPDPLGVAAPLGAFTHCGTPA from the coding sequence ATGAATCCCGAAACCAGCGGTAAGGATTGTGCCGCGACGCGTCTCGAGGCAGACGTGGCCGTCATTGGCGGGGGCGTGGTGGGCCACGGCATCGCCTGGGAGGCGCGGCGTTCCGGCCGGTCGGTGGTGCTCATCGATGAAGCCCCCGGCAGTGGCGCCAGCTGGGCGGCGGCCGGCATGCTCGCCCCGGTCAGCGAACTGCATTACCAGGAGGAAGGGCTCCTGGAGCTGATGCTGGAGTCCTCGGCCAGGTGGCCGGAGTTTGCCGCCACCCTCACCACCGGGGAGGACGCCGGTTATCTCACGACGCCTACCCTTGCGCTGGGTGCCGATCCCGCCGACCGGCGCGCGCTGATGGACCTGCGGGACGTGCAGCGGGCCCACGGCCTGGAAGTGGAACCGCTGACTATCCGCGAGGCGCGTTCCCGCGAGCCGCTGCTCAGCCCCGGAATTTCCTGCGCCCTTGATATCCCGGCAGACCACCAGGTGGACCCGCGCAAGCTGGTCAGGGCCCTGGCCGCAGAGCTGGCCAGCCAAGGCCAGAGGACTGCGGGCCAGGGGAACGCGGCAGCACAGGGGTCCACCGTCCCAGAGCAGGCCACTGGCCTGCTCTGGGACGGCGGACGCGTCTGCGGCGTCCGGCTGGCGGGCGGCGGCTCCGTCAGGGCGGCCGAGACGGTGGTGGCCAACGGCCTGGCCGCGGCACAGCTGCAGAACCTGCCGGAAGGCCTCCATCTGCCGCTGCGGCCCGTCCACGGAGACATCCTCAGGCTTCGGGTCCCCGCACACCTGCAGCCCCTGCTCACCGCAACCGTCCGGGGCATGGTGCGGGGCGTTCCGGTGTACATAGTGCCCCGCCAGGACGGCACGGTGGTGATCGGCGCCACCCAGCGCGAGGACGGCGTGCCGGGCACCAGCGCCGGCGGCGTCTACCAGCTGCTGCGTGACGCGCAGGCCCTGCTTCCCGCCGTCGCCGAGCTGGAGCTGCTCGAGGCCACCGCCCGGGCACGGCCCGGCACACCTGACAACGCACCCCTGCTGGGCCGCGTACCGGCATGCGGCCCCGCAGGCGGGCGGGATGCCGGTACGGACGTGGCGGGCCTCATCATTGCCACCGGCTTCTTCCGCCACGGGGTCCTGCTGACCCCGGCCGCCGCGGCGATCTGCCGCCAGCTCATGGACGGCATTACCGATCGGCGCTGGGCCGCGTTCCGGCCGGCCCGGTTTTCCCCCGGGCTCCCCGATCCGCTGGGAGTTGCTGCCCCGCTGGGAGCTTTCACCCATTGCGGCACTCCCGCATGA
- the thiS gene encoding sulfur carrier protein ThiS yields the protein MNITLNGIEQEVGEGASVTTLVSQVTGRRLSASGQAADGQRLGVAVARNSAVVPRSQWHSTALAEGDEIELVTAVQGG from the coding sequence ATGAACATCACTTTGAACGGTATTGAACAGGAAGTAGGCGAGGGCGCCTCGGTCACCACACTCGTCAGCCAGGTCACAGGTCGCCGCCTGTCCGCCAGCGGGCAGGCCGCCGACGGGCAGCGGCTGGGCGTTGCGGTGGCCCGCAACTCGGCCGTGGTGCCGCGCAGCCAGTGGCACAGCACCGCCCTCGCCGAGGGCGACGAGATCGAACTCGTCACGGCAGTCCAAGGAGGATGA
- a CDS encoding thiazole synthase produces the protein MAETLTETAADSLVFDGVELTSRLIMGTGGAPSLDGLGTALVASGTQLTTVAMRRYSPAETGSLFQLLVDHNIRVLPNTAGCFTARDAVMTAELAREALETDWVKLEVIADEHTLLPDAVELVEATEQLVNRGFKVFAYTNDDPVLALRLENLGASAVMPLGAPIGTGLGILNPHNIELIVSRASVPVVLDAGIGTASDAALAMELGCDAVLLATAVTRAQNPAVMAEAFKHAVIAGRLARAGGRIPRREHALASSAMEGRAEFL, from the coding sequence ATGGCAGAAACATTGACTGAAACAGCAGCAGACAGCCTGGTCTTTGACGGGGTGGAGCTGACCTCCAGGCTCATCATGGGCACCGGCGGCGCTCCGAGCCTGGACGGTCTGGGCACGGCGCTGGTGGCCTCCGGCACCCAGCTGACCACGGTTGCGATGCGGCGGTATTCGCCGGCCGAGACCGGCTCGCTCTTCCAGCTGCTGGTGGACCACAACATCCGCGTCCTCCCCAACACGGCCGGCTGCTTCACGGCCCGCGACGCCGTCATGACGGCCGAGCTGGCACGCGAAGCGCTGGAGACCGACTGGGTCAAGCTCGAGGTCATCGCGGACGAGCACACGCTGCTGCCGGACGCCGTGGAGCTCGTGGAGGCCACCGAGCAGCTGGTCAACCGCGGCTTCAAGGTCTTCGCCTACACCAACGACGACCCCGTCCTGGCGCTCCGGCTCGAAAACCTGGGAGCCTCGGCGGTCATGCCGCTGGGAGCCCCGATCGGTACCGGCCTGGGCATCCTCAACCCGCACAACATCGAGCTGATCGTGTCCCGGGCATCCGTTCCCGTGGTCCTGGACGCAGGGATCGGCACGGCCTCGGACGCGGCACTGGCGATGGAACTCGGCTGCGACGCCGTCCTGCTGGCCACCGCCGTCACCCGTGCACAGAACCCCGCGGTGATGGCCGAGGCCTTCAAACACGCCGTCATCGCCGGTAGGCTGGCGCGTGCGGGCGGGCGGATCCCGCGCCGTGAGCATGCCCTGGCGTCGTCGGCCATGGAGGGCCGGGCGGAGTTCCTCTAA
- a CDS encoding 4a-hydroxytetrahydrobiopterin dehydratase produces MAARDDILTRPQIDEALAGLPDWRYRLGGLVTVYKTPTSAAALELISAVGRVAEDMDHHPDLDWRYNRVFIRFSSHDAGGEVTPRDTGAAASVSAAAAAAGAEAQPGLYRSVDIGIDTADAAEISEVWRVALGYRKGRFGDLVDPYGRGPGVWFQETRTPNDNRLHLDVHRSKAESAPVLEKTAATGALMNSDHAPGWVVVTDAQGNRLCLCTEEGQGLDLGEAEPAGSESGG; encoded by the coding sequence GTGGCCGCCAGGGACGACATCCTCACCCGACCCCAGATCGACGAAGCGCTCGCCGGCCTGCCGGACTGGCGTTACCGGCTGGGCGGCCTGGTCACCGTCTATAAAACACCGACGTCGGCCGCCGCGCTTGAGCTGATCTCCGCCGTCGGGCGTGTGGCGGAGGATATGGACCACCATCCGGACCTGGACTGGCGCTACAACCGCGTGTTCATCCGGTTCAGCTCCCACGACGCCGGGGGCGAAGTAACCCCGCGGGATACCGGAGCTGCCGCCTCGGTCAGCGCTGCCGCGGCGGCGGCGGGCGCTGAGGCCCAGCCGGGCCTGTACCGGTCGGTGGACATCGGCATCGACACGGCTGACGCGGCGGAGATCTCCGAGGTCTGGCGCGTCGCGCTCGGTTACCGGAAGGGACGCTTCGGGGACCTGGTGGACCCGTACGGCCGCGGCCCCGGCGTGTGGTTCCAGGAGACCCGGACCCCCAACGACAACCGCCTGCACCTGGATGTCCACCGCTCGAAGGCGGAGTCGGCACCCGTCCTGGAGAAGACGGCAGCAACCGGGGCCTTAATGAACAGTGACCACGCACCCGGTTGGGTGGTGGTCACTGATGCCCAGGGGAACCGGCTTTGCCTGTGCACCGAGGAAGGACAGGGGCTGGACCTGGGTGAGGCAGAGCCTGCCGGATCTGAAAGCGGCGGCTAG
- a CDS encoding DUF3107 domain-containing protein yields MEVKIGIQNVGREIVLESAQDADAVAKVVAEAIAKGSELRLNDEKGRQIIVPANVLGYVEIGAEEVRRVGFGAL; encoded by the coding sequence GTGGAAGTAAAGATCGGCATTCAGAACGTCGGCCGTGAAATTGTGCTGGAATCGGCTCAGGATGCTGACGCTGTGGCCAAAGTCGTGGCCGAAGCCATTGCCAAGGGCAGCGAGCTCCGCCTGAACGACGAGAAGGGCCGCCAGATCATCGTCCCGGCCAATGTCCTCGGCTACGTCGAAATCGGCGCAGAGGAAGTCCGCCGGGTCGGTTTCGGCGCCCTGTAG
- a CDS encoding TetR/AcrR family transcriptional regulator — MVHHAPVDRTQAAQSNAGQARPAGQRSARLPRDERRAQLLAAAQEVFVANGYHGAAMDEIAETAHVSKPVLYQHFPSKRELYLALLDSHLEALTALMLGAMNSTTDNKERVKAVMRAYFSFIDSDDQAHRLVFESDLINDADVSSRLETFNKTFAEAIARVIAEDTKLPLLEAQLLGRGLAGMAQVSARYWLETDGNLDIDVASDLIYRLAWRGISRFPKET, encoded by the coding sequence GTGGTTCATCATGCACCGGTTGATCGAACTCAGGCCGCGCAATCCAATGCCGGCCAGGCCCGCCCCGCCGGCCAGCGTTCCGCCAGGCTGCCGCGCGATGAACGCCGGGCCCAGCTGCTGGCCGCCGCCCAGGAGGTTTTCGTCGCCAATGGCTACCACGGTGCCGCGATGGACGAGATCGCGGAGACGGCCCACGTCAGCAAGCCTGTGCTCTACCAGCACTTTCCGTCGAAGCGGGAGCTTTACCTTGCCCTGCTGGACAGCCACCTCGAGGCGCTGACCGCGCTGATGCTTGGGGCCATGAACTCCACCACGGACAACAAGGAGCGCGTGAAGGCCGTCATGCGCGCCTACTTCAGCTTCATAGACAGCGACGACCAGGCCCACCGGCTGGTGTTCGAATCCGACCTCATCAACGACGCCGACGTCAGCTCGCGCCTGGAGACCTTCAACAAGACGTTTGCCGAGGCCATTGCCCGGGTCATCGCCGAGGACACCAAGCTGCCGCTGCTGGAGGCCCAGTTGCTGGGACGCGGCCTTGCGGGCATGGCCCAGGTCAGCGCCCGCTACTGGCTCGAAACCGACGGGAACCTGGACATCGATGTGGCCAGCGACCTGATTTACCGTTTAGCTTGGCGCGGAATCTCTCGCTTCCCCAAAGAGACCTAG
- the moeB gene encoding molybdopterin-synthase adenylyltransferase MoeB has protein sequence MASPSTANTVRTLPGPLVDPGPALSTEEVERYSRHLIIPEIGAVGQRRLKNARVLVIGAGGLGSPALLYLAAAGVGTIGIIDDDSVDLSNLQRQIIHGTRDVGRPKIESARDAIAELNPLVDVRLHNTRLDASNALELFAGYDLILDGADNFATRYLVNDAAAILGKPYVWGSIFRFDGQVSVFWEQHGPTYRDLYPEAPPAGEVPSCGEGGVFGMLCAAVGSLMVTEAVKLITGVGRSLLGRVALYDALGGSWREIRVAKDPNAPRITELTDYEAFCGIAPAETTDTEHTVTATQLATMLASRQAGLKDFDLVDVREAGEYDIVRIDGSVLIPQGRILSGEAWGELPQDKDIVFHCKAGTRSAAVLAAARKAGYQRVSHLDGGILAWVRDVEPQKPVY, from the coding sequence ATGGCTTCTCCGTCCACCGCAAATACAGTCCGCACGCTCCCGGGTCCCCTCGTTGATCCCGGGCCTGCGCTTTCCACCGAAGAGGTGGAGCGGTATTCCCGGCACCTCATCATTCCCGAAATCGGCGCTGTCGGCCAAAGACGGCTGAAGAACGCGCGCGTACTGGTCATCGGGGCGGGCGGCCTGGGCTCGCCGGCGCTGCTCTACCTTGCCGCCGCCGGTGTGGGAACCATCGGGATTATCGATGACGACTCCGTGGACCTGAGCAACCTGCAGCGGCAGATCATCCACGGCACGCGGGACGTCGGTCGGCCCAAGATCGAGTCCGCCCGGGACGCCATCGCGGAACTGAACCCGCTGGTGGACGTCCGCCTGCACAACACCAGGCTCGATGCTTCCAACGCGCTGGAGCTTTTCGCCGGCTACGACCTCATCCTGGACGGGGCGGACAACTTCGCCACGCGCTACCTCGTGAACGACGCCGCCGCCATCCTCGGCAAGCCCTACGTGTGGGGATCGATCTTCCGCTTCGACGGGCAGGTCAGCGTCTTCTGGGAGCAGCACGGGCCCACGTACCGGGACCTCTATCCGGAAGCGCCGCCGGCCGGTGAAGTGCCCTCGTGCGGCGAGGGCGGCGTCTTCGGGATGCTGTGCGCGGCGGTCGGATCGCTCATGGTGACCGAGGCCGTCAAGCTGATTACCGGCGTCGGGCGTTCCCTGCTGGGCCGGGTGGCGCTGTACGACGCCCTGGGCGGCAGCTGGCGCGAGATCAGGGTGGCCAAGGACCCCAACGCCCCCCGGATCACCGAGCTGACCGACTACGAGGCGTTCTGCGGCATCGCGCCGGCGGAAACCACCGACACCGAACACACCGTGACGGCGACCCAGCTGGCTACGATGCTGGCCTCGCGGCAGGCCGGACTGAAGGACTTCGACCTCGTGGACGTGCGCGAGGCGGGGGAGTACGACATTGTGCGGATTGACGGTTCGGTGCTGATCCCGCAGGGGCGCATCCTCTCCGGCGAGGCGTGGGGCGAGCTGCCGCAGGACAAGGACATCGTGTTCCACTGCAAGGCCGGGACACGCTCGGCCGCCGTGCTGGCCGCCGCCCGGAAGGCCGGCTACCAGCGCGTCAGCCATCTCGACGGCGGCATCCTCGCCTGGGTGCGGGACGTGGAGCCCCAGAAGCCCGTCTACTGA
- a CDS encoding glutamyl-tRNA reductase, protein MVLFSLVATHADIDLETVAQLSNGSSGIATSALAGSPAVKGAVVLATCNRYEIYGEAPHADDVEAARAALVGQISETSGLSEQLVSRSFSTHTGPEVTQHLFAVSSGLDSAVVGEREIAGQVRRALITAQHEGTASAGLVRLFQAASKTAKDVGAQTALGSRGLSIVSVALDLATDLSEEPDWSKKKVVVFGTGAYAGATMALLRERGCRDISVFSSSGRAATFVATRGGTALDGDTLHAAVAAADVMIGCSGSDTRVEAAELAQVRAGSTQPLIAIDLALTHDFDPAVGELDGVELLTLESVRLAAPQEQAESLAQASSIVSGAAQAFEQEREARSVDSAIVALRRHTMSVLDAEMEKVRARHGCTAAAEEVEFALRRMVKQLLHVPTVRARELASNGQQDDYVAALETLYGITVEQPAAAAKAECPVDHTALGVGTSAAAQDGERRNSA, encoded by the coding sequence GTGGTTCTTTTCTCATTGGTGGCTACACACGCCGACATCGACCTCGAAACCGTTGCTCAGCTGAGCAACGGTTCTTCTGGCATTGCCACGTCCGCCCTCGCCGGTTCCCCGGCGGTCAAGGGCGCGGTGGTCCTTGCCACCTGCAACCGCTACGAAATCTACGGCGAGGCACCGCACGCCGACGACGTAGAGGCCGCACGCGCCGCCCTGGTGGGCCAGATCAGCGAAACCAGCGGACTCAGCGAGCAGCTCGTGTCCCGGTCATTCAGCACTCACACCGGGCCCGAGGTCACCCAGCACTTGTTTGCCGTGAGCTCCGGGCTCGACTCCGCGGTGGTCGGCGAACGCGAGATCGCCGGGCAGGTGCGCCGGGCCCTGATCACCGCCCAGCACGAGGGCACGGCCAGCGCCGGGCTGGTCCGGCTCTTCCAGGCCGCCTCCAAGACCGCCAAGGACGTCGGCGCGCAGACCGCCCTCGGCTCCCGCGGCCTGTCCATCGTCTCCGTGGCACTCGACCTCGCCACCGACCTTTCGGAAGAGCCCGACTGGTCGAAGAAGAAGGTCGTGGTGTTCGGTACCGGCGCCTACGCCGGGGCCACCATGGCGCTGCTGCGCGAACGCGGCTGCCGCGATATCTCGGTGTTCTCATCATCGGGCCGCGCCGCCACCTTCGTGGCAACCAGGGGCGGAACCGCCCTCGACGGCGACACCCTGCACGCTGCTGTCGCCGCCGCCGACGTCATGATCGGCTGCAGCGGCTCGGACACCCGGGTGGAAGCTGCCGAGCTCGCCCAGGTCCGTGCCGGATCCACCCAGCCGCTGATCGCCATCGACCTGGCGCTCACCCACGATTTCGATCCCGCCGTCGGAGAGCTCGACGGCGTGGAGCTGCTCACGCTGGAGTCTGTACGGCTCGCTGCACCCCAGGAGCAGGCGGAGTCGCTCGCCCAGGCCAGCAGCATTGTTTCCGGCGCCGCCCAGGCGTTTGAACAGGAGCGCGAGGCACGGTCCGTGGACTCGGCAATTGTGGCCCTCCGCCGCCACACCATGAGCGTGCTCGACGCGGAGATGGAAAAGGTGCGCGCCCGGCACGGGTGCACCGCCGCGGCCGAGGAGGTGGAGTTCGCATTGCGCCGGATGGTCAAGCAGCTGCTCCATGTCCCCACCGTCCGGGCCCGCGAACTCGCGTCCAACGGCCAGCAGGACGACTACGTCGCAGCCCTGGAAACCCTGTACGGCATCACGGTGGAGCAGCCCGCAGCGGCGGCCAAGGCCGAGTGCCCCGTTGACCACACTGCGCTCGGCGTCGGAACGTCAGCCGCTGCGCAGGACGGCGAACGCCGCAATTCTGCCTAG
- the hemE gene encoding uroporphyrinogen decarboxylase — protein MTSSAVTPAGTGLDAGHPLRDGRTADSPLITAYRGGKPSRRPVWFMRQAGRSLPEYLKVREGVAMLDSCLRPELASEITLQPVRRHDVDAGIFFSDIVIPLKLAGVGVDIVPGVGPVLDKPVRTAADVAALPRLTEESLEPIREAVRLTVEQLGKTPLIGFAGAPFTLAAYMVEGRPSRDHLGPRTMMHADPETWTALANWAADASGLFLRAQLEAGASAGQLFDSWAGSLGLADYSRFVAAASSRALDHVRDLGAPLVHFGTGTSELLVAMRDVGVDVVGVDYRLPLEEANRRLGGTVPLQGNIDPALLSAPWEVLEAHVREVIASGAAAPGHVLNLGHGVPPETDPDVLTRVVELIHSISPE, from the coding sequence ATGACTTCTAGCGCTGTAACCCCCGCCGGTACCGGACTCGACGCAGGCCATCCGCTTCGCGACGGACGCACTGCAGACTCTCCGCTGATTACGGCTTACCGCGGCGGCAAGCCGAGCCGCCGCCCGGTGTGGTTCATGCGCCAGGCGGGCCGTTCCCTGCCGGAGTACCTGAAGGTCCGCGAAGGCGTCGCCATGCTGGACTCCTGCCTGCGGCCCGAGCTTGCCTCCGAAATCACCCTGCAGCCGGTGCGCCGCCACGACGTGGACGCCGGCATCTTCTTCTCCGACATCGTCATTCCGCTCAAGCTGGCCGGCGTCGGCGTTGACATCGTCCCGGGCGTGGGGCCGGTCCTGGACAAGCCCGTGCGGACCGCCGCCGATGTGGCGGCCCTGCCCCGCCTGACCGAGGAGTCGCTGGAACCCATCCGGGAAGCCGTCCGGCTCACCGTGGAGCAGCTCGGCAAGACCCCCCTGATCGGTTTTGCCGGCGCGCCCTTCACGCTGGCGGCCTACATGGTGGAGGGCCGTCCCTCCCGCGACCACCTTGGTCCCCGCACCATGATGCACGCCGACCCCGAGACGTGGACGGCGCTGGCCAACTGGGCCGCGGACGCCTCCGGCCTGTTCCTGCGCGCCCAGCTGGAGGCCGGCGCCTCCGCAGGCCAGCTGTTTGACTCCTGGGCCGGTTCCCTGGGCCTGGCCGACTACAGCCGCTTCGTCGCCGCGGCCTCGTCCCGCGCCCTGGACCACGTCCGTGACCTGGGCGCGCCGCTGGTCCATTTCGGCACCGGAACCTCGGAGCTTCTGGTGGCCATGCGTGACGTCGGTGTTGACGTGGTGGGTGTGGACTACCGGCTGCCGCTGGAGGAGGCCAACCGCAGGCTGGGCGGCACCGTCCCGCTGCAGGGCAATATCGATCCTGCCCTGCTGTCCGCCCCGTGGGAGGTCCTTGAGGCGCACGTCCGCGAAGTCATCGCATCCGGTGCGGCGGCCCCCGGCCACGTCCTGAACCTTGGCCACGGCGTACCGCCGGAGACGGACCCGGATGTCCTGACGCGCGTCGTCGAACTCATCCACTCCATCTCCCCGGAGTAA
- the hemG gene encoding protoporphyrinogen oxidase, giving the protein MAAGSPSLAGRTALVVGGGISGLLAARELARAGLSTTVLEAADAWGGCVGRHDVAGLTLDSGAESFATRSTAVADLAAELGLGGHIVAPRPGGAWVQLPGGARELPKTGVLGIPANPWDPEVRRSLGLGGSLRASLDKLLPASVGTGGEVSSVSALVRARMGRRVLERLVEPVVGGVHSADPGLLDVDMVAPGLRAGITRHGSLAAAVAAQRKGTGTPDGPAQGSPTQPAATSGKPAKAGSAVAGLKGGMHTLVTELVADLRARGVQLLPGTAATAVARTPDGWKVTAGEGSYTGDVLVVALDGPSAIQLLGAAVPALAAHQPGPGPLVKLVTLVVDLPALDRRPRGTGILVAPQTEGIRAKALTHATGKWDWVAEAAGRGRHVLRLSYGRSEGAPAESVDTGTGPEPARDEELLDMALQDASALLTVPVTREALVDWDVVSWAGALPFAAVGHRQRVAEVRQVCAGIDGLLMVGGWLAGNGLAAVVADTKKQLAGFLTRG; this is encoded by the coding sequence GTGGCTGCAGGCAGTCCCTCGCTGGCCGGACGTACGGCACTGGTGGTCGGCGGCGGCATCTCCGGGCTCCTGGCCGCCCGGGAACTCGCCCGCGCCGGCCTCAGCACCACAGTGCTGGAAGCCGCCGATGCGTGGGGAGGCTGCGTAGGCCGGCACGATGTGGCCGGGCTGACCCTGGACAGCGGGGCCGAGTCGTTTGCCACCCGCTCCACCGCCGTGGCCGACCTGGCCGCTGAACTGGGACTGGGCGGCCACATCGTTGCCCCGCGCCCTGGCGGCGCCTGGGTGCAGCTGCCTGGCGGAGCCCGGGAACTTCCCAAGACCGGTGTGCTGGGCATCCCGGCCAATCCCTGGGACCCGGAAGTCCGCCGCTCCCTGGGCCTGGGCGGCTCCCTGCGTGCCTCGCTGGACAAACTGCTGCCCGCCTCCGTGGGAACCGGGGGCGAAGTTTCCAGCGTCTCGGCGCTGGTGCGGGCACGGATGGGCCGCCGCGTCCTCGAGCGGCTCGTCGAGCCGGTGGTGGGCGGCGTGCATTCCGCCGACCCCGGGCTGCTCGACGTCGACATGGTGGCCCCGGGCCTCCGGGCCGGGATCACCCGGCACGGCTCGCTGGCAGCGGCCGTCGCCGCCCAGCGCAAGGGAACAGGAACGCCGGACGGCCCGGCACAGGGTTCCCCAACGCAACCCGCGGCAACGTCCGGCAAGCCCGCCAAGGCGGGCTCCGCCGTCGCCGGGCTGAAGGGCGGCATGCACACCCTCGTCACGGAGCTGGTGGCCGACCTCCGGGCGCGCGGCGTGCAGCTGCTGCCCGGGACGGCAGCAACGGCAGTTGCGCGGACCCCGGACGGCTGGAAGGTAACGGCGGGGGAGGGCAGCTATACGGGCGATGTATTGGTGGTCGCCCTGGACGGGCCGTCGGCAATACAGCTCCTCGGTGCAGCGGTCCCGGCCCTGGCCGCCCATCAGCCCGGACCGGGACCTCTGGTCAAGCTCGTGACACTCGTTGTTGATCTCCCCGCGCTCGACAGGCGTCCGCGTGGCACCGGAATTCTGGTGGCGCCGCAAACGGAAGGCATCAGGGCGAAGGCCCTCACCCACGCCACCGGCAAGTGGGACTGGGTAGCGGAAGCGGCCGGACGCGGACGGCACGTGCTGCGCCTGTCCTACGGACGCAGCGAGGGTGCGCCGGCTGAGTCCGTGGACACCGGGACGGGACCGGAGCCGGCAAGGGACGAGGAACTGCTTGACATGGCTTTGCAGGATGCGTCAGCGCTGCTGACGGTGCCCGTCACACGGGAGGCCCTGGTGGACTGGGACGTCGTCAGCTGGGCCGGGGCACTGCCCTTTGCGGCTGTGGGGCACCGCCAGCGGGTCGCCGAGGTGCGGCAGGTCTGCGCGGGTATTGACGGACTGCTGATGGTCGGCGGCTGGCTGGCCGGCAACGGGTTGGCGGCCGTAGTGGCCGACACCAAGAAGCAGCTCGCCGGCTTCCTGACGCGGGGCTGA
- the hemQ gene encoding hydrogen peroxide-dependent heme synthase: protein MSHTPAESVTKTEESAEQFFTLWTVFKRSAEVLRSADAAEDFDALVARLAEAGVVHRGSYDVSAMRADADVMVWLHGPRPEALQQAIRDIRRSKLFAGTELVWSAMGVHREAEFAKNHTPAFSRGVEPAQWLCVYPFVRSYEWYLLPEDERGKMLRDHGLLGRDFPQVISNTVSSFALGDWEWILGLEAPELVDLVDLMRHLRATEARNHVREEIPFYTGRRISSGEIAEVLA from the coding sequence ATGAGCCACACTCCTGCCGAATCTGTCACCAAAACCGAAGAATCAGCCGAGCAGTTCTTCACCCTCTGGACCGTGTTCAAGCGCTCCGCCGAGGTCCTCCGCAGCGCCGATGCCGCAGAGGATTTCGACGCCCTGGTGGCGCGCCTGGCCGAGGCAGGGGTAGTCCACCGCGGAAGCTACGACGTTTCCGCCATGCGCGCCGACGCCGACGTTATGGTCTGGCTCCACGGCCCCAGGCCCGAGGCGCTGCAGCAGGCCATCCGTGACATCCGCCGCAGCAAGCTGTTCGCCGGAACGGAGCTTGTCTGGTCCGCCATGGGCGTGCACCGTGAGGCCGAGTTCGCCAAGAACCACACCCCGGCGTTCTCCCGCGGCGTGGAACCGGCTCAATGGCTGTGCGTCTACCCGTTCGTCCGCTCCTACGAGTGGTACCTGCTGCCGGAGGACGAGCGCGGCAAGATGCTGCGCGACCACGGCCTGCTGGGCCGCGACTTCCCGCAGGTCATTTCCAACACCGTCTCCTCGTTCGCCCTCGGCGACTGGGAATGGATCCTCGGCCTGGAGGCGCCCGAGCTCGTTGACCTCGTGGACCTGATGCGCCACCTGCGTGCCACCGAAGCGCGCAACCACGTCCGCGAAGAGATCCCGTTCTACACCGGCCGCAGGATCTCGTCCGGCGAGATCGCCGAGGTCCTGGCATGA